The Propionispora hippei DSM 15287 genome includes a window with the following:
- the yunB gene encoding sporulation protein YunB has protein sequence MRFSVQRKRKVSLVTVCLIGSMFLIYTFWTMEQLLKPTLLAIAEAKATVIATETINRVITEQVGTSVDPQTLVHVKVDDRGRVVLIQPNTLEFNRLAADTTMKVQEALSGISEEKIHIPIGQVFGSQLLASMGPNITVTVIPIGTVQVKVFDKFEQAGINQTRHMVYLLATTQVRIVVPLVSKSVDVTTQVPIAEYVVVGEVPGTYVQFPFPLSNEMSGMHETGQQP, from the coding sequence GTGCGGTTTTCCGTTCAAAGGAAAAGAAAAGTATCGCTCGTAACCGTTTGTTTGATCGGGTCTATGTTTTTAATATATACTTTTTGGACAATGGAGCAGTTGTTGAAACCGACACTGCTGGCCATAGCCGAAGCCAAGGCAACCGTCATTGCCACAGAAACCATTAACCGGGTCATTACGGAACAGGTCGGTACCAGTGTAGACCCGCAGACACTGGTCCATGTGAAAGTGGATGACCGGGGCAGGGTGGTATTGATTCAGCCCAATACCCTTGAATTCAACCGGCTGGCCGCCGATACCACCATGAAGGTACAGGAAGCGCTATCGGGAATTTCGGAAGAAAAAATACATATACCTATCGGACAGGTGTTTGGTAGTCAGCTCTTAGCCAGTATGGGGCCGAATATTACCGTAACGGTTATTCCAATTGGAACGGTACAGGTGAAAGTATTTGACAAGTTCGAACAGGCCGGCATAAACCAGACCCGCCATATGGTTTATTTACTGGCAACAACCCAGGTTAGGATTGTTGTTCCGCTGGTTAGCAAAAGCGTGGATGTCACCACTCAGGTTCCGATTGCCGAGTATGTGGTGGTTGGCGAGGTGCCGGGCACCTATGTGCAGTTTCCCTTTCCTTTATCTAATGAAATGAGCGGTATGCATGAAACCGGACAGCAGCCTTAA
- a CDS encoding HD-GYP domain-containing protein gives MSRYTKKKYNIHDVVPGMEVADIVLTEDGKVALSEGATLNFSNIERLKYWGVTSLLIKGPIEPGPELPIEPQGPLNQQQQRFFQKYDVAVHAIRNAFQNMRYFKEVPIQEMQELAEQAIEPLVETVGVVNHLQMAPREDDYTFHHSINVAVMSGVLGKWLGYNSEEVKELILAGLLHDIGKTQVPLEILNKPGKLTPEEMQVMRSHSTLGYQLVRSIQQVTPAVSYAVLQHHERMDGSGYPLQVKADKIHPYARIVAVADIYDAMTSDRVYTNKTSPFSVAEMLVQEMFNKLDPNICTIFLNNVRDFFLGSIVKLSDGRKAEVIYLGQFTGSRPVVRTDEGEFIDLEKRKDIGILNLESRQG, from the coding sequence ATGTCCCGATATACTAAAAAGAAATATAATATTCATGATGTTGTTCCGGGCATGGAAGTAGCGGATATAGTGCTGACTGAGGATGGTAAAGTTGCTTTGAGTGAAGGCGCTACCCTGAATTTTAGCAATATTGAGCGGCTAAAGTACTGGGGCGTCACTTCATTGCTGATCAAGGGCCCGATAGAACCCGGTCCTGAGTTGCCAATTGAACCGCAGGGACCGCTTAATCAACAGCAACAGAGGTTTTTCCAGAAATATGATGTGGCGGTACATGCTATACGGAACGCTTTTCAGAATATGCGCTATTTTAAAGAAGTGCCGATTCAGGAAATGCAGGAACTGGCCGAACAGGCCATTGAACCGCTGGTGGAAACGGTCGGTGTGGTCAATCATTTGCAGATGGCGCCGCGGGAGGATGACTATACCTTCCATCATTCGATCAATGTTGCCGTCATGTCCGGCGTTCTGGGTAAATGGCTAGGGTATAATTCAGAAGAAGTGAAGGAATTGATCCTGGCAGGCTTGCTGCATGATATTGGCAAGACGCAGGTGCCGTTAGAAATATTAAATAAACCGGGTAAGCTGACTCCGGAAGAAATGCAGGTTATGCGGTCCCACAGCACGTTAGGCTATCAGTTGGTTCGATCCATCCAGCAGGTTACCCCGGCGGTTTCCTACGCTGTTTTACAGCACCACGAACGCATGGACGGCAGTGGATATCCCTTACAGGTTAAAGCCGATAAAATCCACCCTTATGCGAGAATTGTTGCGGTTGCCGACATTTATGACGCCATGACTTCCGACCGGGTATATACCAATAAGACAAGTCCCTTTTCCGTGGCGGAAATGCTGGTGCAGGAAATGTTTAATAAACTTGATCCCAACATTTGTACAATATTCTTAAACAATGTCCGTGACTTCTTCCTTGGCAGCATTGTTAAGCTGAGCGACGGCAGAAAAGCGGAGGTCATTTATCTAGGGCAGTTTACCGGCTCACGCCCGGTGGTACGGACCGATGAGGGTGAATTTATCGATTTGGAGAAACGCAAAGATATTGGAATTTTGAATTTGGAGAGCAGGCAAGGGTAA
- a CDS encoding L,D-transpeptidase family protein produces MFVILGIICGVLSFEYLDEQELAGIDSQVKDRPAGVVSIVIKVQERTLEVYSDDQLHKTYRIAVGKSKTPTPIGEWNVVWKSYDWGTGFGTRWMGLNVPWGIYGIHGTNKPWSIGQFSSHGCIRMRNKDVEELFEWVPIGTPVRIEGRKIKISRNLKYQMTGSDVARLQLKLKELGYFGERSDGIFGIYTEQVVKNFQAEHGLEANGIVDKQMLELLGL; encoded by the coding sequence ATGTTCGTCATTTTGGGAATTATTTGCGGAGTTTTAAGTTTTGAATACCTGGATGAACAGGAATTGGCTGGTATTGACAGCCAGGTAAAGGATAGGCCTGCCGGAGTGGTTAGTATTGTTATAAAAGTACAGGAGCGCACATTAGAAGTATATAGTGACGATCAATTACATAAAACCTATCGTATTGCCGTCGGAAAAAGCAAGACTCCCACACCGATTGGGGAATGGAATGTGGTGTGGAAGTCTTATGACTGGGGTACGGGCTTTGGAACGCGTTGGATGGGCTTGAATGTACCTTGGGGGATCTACGGCATTCATGGCACTAATAAACCTTGGAGTATTGGGCAGTTTTCCAGTCATGGCTGTATTCGTATGCGCAATAAGGATGTGGAAGAATTGTTTGAGTGGGTTCCCATTGGTACTCCTGTACGCATTGAGGGAAGAAAGATCAAAATTTCCCGCAATCTAAAATATCAAATGACTGGATCAGATGTGGCCAGGCTACAGTTAAAGCTGAAAGAGTTGGGCTATTTTGGCGAACGCTCGGATGGAATTTTCGGTATTTATACCGAACAGGTGGTTAAGAATTTCCAAGCGGAGCATGGCCTGGAAGCCAACGGAATTGTTGATAAACAAATGCTGGAGTTATTGGGATTATAA
- the folE2 gene encoding GTP cyclohydrolase FolE2, which translates to MKDVQNTVDQRGIAIQKVGVSEVHLPFLIKTKAGALQSVLAKIRLSVKLHQDYRGTHMSRFIEILSEWSQKPVSSREMEAILHDTLGRLGADKAYLEIRFKYFIEKVAPVSRLKSVLDYDCLFSASLEKEQPIDFYMGVAVPFTSLCPCSKEISAYGAHNQRGLMSVKLKQESGKFIWIEDLVALMEAQGSCPVYPLLKREDEKFVTERAYDNPKFVEDVLRDLVLALRGLQGIAWFEVECENYESIHNHSAYASHTETIKRG; encoded by the coding sequence TTGAAAGACGTTCAAAATACAGTGGACCAACGTGGTATTGCCATACAGAAAGTAGGGGTAAGCGAAGTTCATTTGCCGTTTTTGATTAAGACAAAGGCAGGGGCTTTGCAATCGGTGCTGGCCAAAATCAGGCTTAGTGTAAAGCTGCACCAGGATTATCGGGGAACACATATGAGCCGCTTTATAGAAATCTTAAGTGAATGGAGCCAGAAACCTGTATCCAGCCGCGAAATGGAAGCTATTTTACATGATACCTTAGGCAGGTTGGGCGCCGATAAGGCTTATTTGGAAATTCGGTTTAAATATTTCATCGAAAAGGTTGCGCCCGTCAGTCGCTTGAAAAGCGTATTGGATTATGATTGTCTTTTTTCAGCCAGCCTGGAAAAGGAGCAGCCCATTGACTTTTATATGGGTGTAGCGGTGCCCTTCACTTCACTTTGTCCCTGCAGCAAGGAAATTTCTGCCTACGGCGCCCATAACCAGCGCGGGCTGATGAGTGTCAAGCTAAAGCAGGAGAGCGGAAAATTTATCTGGATTGAAGATTTGGTGGCGCTGATGGAGGCACAGGGAAGCTGTCCGGTTTATCCGCTGCTAAAGCGAGAAGATGAGAAATTTGTAACCGAACGTGCTTATGACAATCCTAAATTTGTGGAAGATGTACTGCGCGATCTGGTGCTGGCTTTGCGTGGCTTGCAGGGCATTGCCTGGTTTGAGGTGGAGTGTGAGAACTATGAATCGATTCATAATCACAGCGCCTATGCCAGCCATACGGAAACTATCAAACGTGGCTAA
- the queC gene encoding 7-cyano-7-deazaguanine synthase QueC, with amino-acid sequence MKAVVLLSGGLDSTVCMAVAKEQGFELLPLSFNYHQRHNRELACACNVADYYKVKRHLVIETNMEAIGGSALTDNSMTVPQGDIAREDIPSTYVPARNLIFLSYALGYAEVNRAEKIFIGVNALDYSGYPDCRPEFINLFQQVANYSTKAATQEGQEISVVTPLLHLTKKEIVQLGNRLGAPLELTTSCYQGGDAACGTCDSCLLRLKGFAEAGISDPILYSSTRSE; translated from the coding sequence ATGAAAGCAGTCGTTTTGCTGTCCGGCGGGTTGGATTCCACCGTTTGTATGGCAGTGGCGAAAGAGCAGGGATTTGAATTATTACCGTTAAGCTTTAATTATCATCAGCGGCATAACCGTGAACTTGCTTGTGCCTGCAATGTTGCTGACTACTATAAAGTAAAGCGTCATTTAGTGATAGAAACTAATATGGAAGCAATTGGCGGCAGTGCGTTGACCGATAACAGCATGACGGTGCCGCAAGGGGATATTGCCAGGGAAGACATTCCTTCCACCTATGTGCCTGCCCGCAATTTGATTTTTTTGAGCTACGCCCTGGGGTATGCGGAAGTCAACCGGGCGGAGAAGATTTTTATTGGTGTCAACGCGCTTGACTATTCGGGATATCCTGACTGCCGGCCGGAATTTATCAACCTGTTTCAACAGGTGGCCAACTATTCGACCAAAGCGGCGACCCAGGAAGGCCAAGAAATTTCCGTGGTGACACCGTTACTTCATTTAACGAAAAAAGAGATCGTACAGCTTGGCAACCGTCTGGGGGCACCGTTGGAGCTGACTACCAGCTGCTATCAGGGCGGGGACGCTGCTTGCGGTACCTGTGACAGTTGTCTGCTGCGCCTGAAAGGATTTGCCGAAGCCGGTATTTCCGATCCTATTTTATATAGCAGCACTAGGAGTGAATAG
- a CDS encoding YebC/PmpR family DNA-binding transcriptional regulator yields the protein MSGHSKWANIKHKKGKMDAIRGKVTTKISREITVAARMGGGDPTGNMRLKLALQKAKENNIPKENVQRAIQKGIGALEGSNYEELVYEGYGPGGVAVMVEIMTDNRNRTAADIRHLFSKHGGNMGESGCVSWMFKKKGLFVIEETACDEETVMMLALEAGAEDFKKEEDVYEITTAPEEFEAVQNALEGQNIPTIVAQIRMIPDTTVELGDEDAAKLTKLIDMLEDHDDVQEVYGNFDLPEEEDE from the coding sequence ATGTCAGGACATTCAAAATGGGCCAATATAAAACATAAAAAAGGAAAAATGGATGCTATCCGTGGTAAGGTTACGACTAAAATCAGCCGGGAAATTACCGTGGCAGCACGCATGGGCGGTGGGGACCCTACAGGCAATATGCGACTCAAGCTGGCACTGCAAAAGGCTAAAGAAAACAATATCCCGAAGGAAAATGTGCAGCGGGCCATTCAAAAGGGAATCGGCGCCTTGGAAGGCAGCAACTATGAGGAATTGGTGTACGAAGGTTATGGGCCGGGCGGCGTAGCTGTTATGGTGGAAATCATGACGGATAACCGCAACCGGACTGCTGCGGATATCCGTCATCTCTTTTCTAAACATGGCGGTAATATGGGCGAAAGCGGCTGCGTTTCCTGGATGTTCAAAAAGAAGGGGCTTTTTGTTATTGAGGAGACGGCCTGTGATGAGGAGACCGTTATGATGCTTGCTTTGGAAGCCGGGGCGGAGGACTTTAAAAAAGAAGAGGATGTCTATGAAATTACTACGGCTCCCGAAGAGTTTGAAGCAGTGCAAAATGCTCTGGAAGGCCAAAATATTCCGACCATTGTCGCACAAATCCGGATGATACCGGACACTACGGTGGAGTTAGGCGATGAGGATGCCGCGAAGCTGACCAAGCTGATTGATATGTTGGAAGACCATGACGATGTTCAGGAAGTATATGGGAACTTTGATTTGCCGGAAGAAGAGGACGAATAA
- the tyrS gene encoding tyrosine--tRNA ligase encodes MLSVEQQLRIIKRGVAEILPEPLLVEKLKRSVATGVPLKVKLGLDPTAPDIHLGHTVVLRKLKQFQDLGHQIIIIIGDFTGRIGDPSGKSETRKALTEEDVLKNAKTYEEQIFRVLDKEKTEVVFNSSWLAPLQFSDVVKLAAKYTVARMLERDDFSRRFKEGRPISVHEFFYPLMQGYDSVALKADIEFGGTDQKFNLLMGRHLQEEYGQEPQVAAMMPILEGLDGVNKMSKSLGNYIGINESPKEIYGKAMSVPDELMLRYYELVTDVELDELDQIRLGLENHTLHPRDLKMRLAHILVRLYHGSAAADEAQAEFIRVFQQRDLPTDIPEHGMARDSEPVWLPKLLVTLGLAASNSEARRAIVAGAVKINGDKFTDPDSQLVLTDDMIVQNGKRKYAKIKLQ; translated from the coding sequence ATGTTGTCTGTTGAGCAGCAGCTACGCATTATTAAACGCGGTGTTGCCGAAATCTTGCCAGAACCTTTATTGGTGGAAAAACTGAAACGATCAGTTGCTACCGGTGTTCCGTTAAAAGTCAAGTTGGGACTGGATCCTACGGCACCGGACATTCATTTGGGACATACGGTTGTGCTGCGCAAGCTAAAACAGTTTCAGGACCTGGGACATCAGATTATTATCATTATCGGTGATTTTACGGGGCGAATCGGTGATCCTTCGGGAAAATCGGAAACCCGCAAGGCTCTGACCGAAGAAGATGTGCTTAAAAATGCGAAAACCTATGAAGAACAGATATTTCGTGTTTTAGATAAAGAAAAAACAGAGGTTGTGTTTAACAGCTCATGGCTGGCGCCGCTGCAATTTTCAGATGTTGTTAAACTGGCAGCCAAGTATACGGTGGCCCGGATGCTGGAGCGCGACGATTTCAGCAGGCGCTTTAAAGAAGGCCGTCCGATCAGCGTGCATGAATTTTTCTATCCTTTAATGCAAGGGTATGATTCGGTGGCGCTTAAGGCCGATATTGAGTTTGGGGGTACCGATCAGAAATTTAATCTGCTGATGGGCCGACATCTTCAAGAAGAATATGGACAGGAGCCTCAGGTTGCGGCGATGATGCCCATACTGGAAGGGCTTGACGGCGTAAACAAAATGAGTAAAAGTTTGGGCAATTATATCGGCATTAATGAATCGCCAAAGGAGATTTACGGCAAGGCCATGTCAGTGCCTGATGAGTTAATGCTGCGTTATTATGAGCTGGTTACCGATGTGGAATTAGATGAATTGGATCAAATCCGTCTGGGTTTGGAGAATCATACGCTCCATCCCCGGGATTTGAAAATGCGTCTGGCCCATATTCTAGTGCGTCTGTATCATGGTTCGGCGGCGGCTGACGAGGCGCAGGCTGAATTTATCCGGGTTTTCCAGCAGCGTGATTTGCCGACCGATATTCCGGAACATGGCATGGCTAGGGACAGCGAACCGGTTTGGCTGCCCAAATTGTTGGTTACGCTGGGGCTGGCCGCCAGTAACAGTGAAGCCAGGCGGGCAATTGTTGCTGGTGCCGTAAAAATTAACGGTGATAAATTCACCGATCCTGACAGCCAGCTTGTTTTGACTGACGATATGATCGTCCAGAACGGGAAAAGGAAGTATGCTAAAATTAAGCTGCAATAA